A section of the Pedobacter sp. HDW13 genome encodes:
- the glgB gene encoding 1,4-alpha-glucan branching protein GlgB, producing the protein MPAAKKVTAKKAALTKTDHKKTVWVHSLFTDYDIDLFLVGKHFRLYEKMGSHLVSVDGIAGTYFSVWAPNAINVAVVGNFNDWNNTSHELNKRWDKSGVWEGFIPGIAKGEVYKYFVKGFDESEHLKGDPYARRWEHPPQTASIVWDTDYTWKDKTWLNKRAKLNTLDQPISVYEIHLGSWERDPDNPERVLTCREVAGRLVPYVKEMGFTHVELMPVMEFPFFPSWGYQITGYFGASSRYGSPQDLMYLIDELHKANIAVILDWVPSHFPGDRHGLYEFDGTHLYEHADMRKGFHPDWKSYIFNYDRNEVRSFLISNAMFWLDQYHADGLRVDAVASMLYFNFSREEGDAATNEYGGSENLGAIQFLQDLNVAVYGNFEGVHTIAEESSTYPGVTHPVHTGGLGFGMKWMMGWMNDTLKYFKVDTLGRKHHHNQLSFSMTYAFTENFMLPFSHDEVVHGKSPMLYKMPGDDWQKFANLRALYGYMFTHPGAKLLFMGNEFGQTNEWNFTQSLDWHLLQYAPHKGMQETVKALNFLYRKEPALYHFNFSYEGFEWLDADNANESVFVYMRKGPKAKDTLVIAINLTPVVREHYRIGVPFKTKWTEIFNTDDIVYYGSGINNKGAIIPGTEGYHNQKYAIDVNLPPLAVVVFKSK; encoded by the coding sequence ATGCCAGCAGCCAAAAAAGTTACTGCAAAAAAAGCAGCTTTAACAAAAACCGACCACAAGAAAACGGTTTGGGTACACAGTTTATTTACCGATTACGACATTGATCTTTTTCTGGTTGGAAAGCATTTCAGGCTTTATGAAAAAATGGGATCGCACCTTGTCAGTGTTGATGGCATAGCCGGAACTTATTTTTCGGTATGGGCGCCCAATGCCATTAACGTAGCTGTGGTAGGTAATTTCAATGACTGGAACAATACTTCGCATGAATTAAACAAGCGATGGGATAAATCTGGTGTCTGGGAGGGTTTTATCCCTGGTATCGCCAAAGGCGAGGTTTACAAATATTTTGTAAAGGGTTTTGATGAATCCGAACATTTAAAGGGAGATCCCTACGCCCGTAGGTGGGAACACCCACCGCAAACGGCTTCCATTGTTTGGGATACCGATTACACGTGGAAAGATAAAACCTGGTTAAATAAAAGGGCCAAACTAAATACTTTAGATCAGCCAATATCCGTGTACGAAATACATTTGGGCTCCTGGGAGCGAGATCCGGATAATCCAGAGCGTGTTTTAACCTGCCGGGAAGTAGCTGGCAGATTGGTGCCTTATGTTAAAGAAATGGGCTTTACCCATGTAGAGCTGATGCCGGTAATGGAATTTCCATTTTTTCCGAGCTGGGGTTATCAGATTACAGGTTATTTTGGGGCAAGCTCGCGCTATGGTTCGCCACAGGATTTAATGTACCTCATTGATGAGCTGCATAAAGCGAATATTGCTGTGATATTGGATTGGGTACCTTCTCATTTTCCGGGCGACAGGCACGGTTTATATGAGTTTGATGGTACGCATCTGTACGAGCATGCCGATATGCGAAAAGGTTTCCACCCTGACTGGAAATCGTATATTTTTAATTACGATAGAAACGAGGTACGCTCTTTCCTGATCAGCAATGCGATGTTCTGGTTAGATCAATATCATGCTGATGGTTTAAGGGTGGATGCTGTGGCATCTATGCTTTATTTTAACTTTTCGAGAGAAGAGGGCGATGCTGCTACAAACGAGTATGGCGGAAGCGAAAACTTAGGTGCGATACAATTTTTACAGGATCTGAATGTGGCGGTTTATGGTAACTTTGAAGGTGTACATACGATTGCCGAAGAAAGCAGCACTTACCCTGGAGTAACCCATCCGGTACATACCGGCGGACTTGGCTTTGGCATGAAATGGATGATGGGCTGGATGAATGATACGTTAAAATACTTCAAGGTAGATACGTTAGGAAGAAAGCACCACCATAATCAGTTGAGCTTTAGCATGACTTATGCCTTTACCGAAAATTTTATGCTGCCTTTTTCGCACGATGAGGTGGTACACGGTAAATCGCCTATGTTGTATAAAATGCCGGGCGATGACTGGCAGAAATTTGCCAATTTAAGGGCGCTGTATGGTTATATGTTTACTCATCCGGGTGCGAAACTGCTTTTTATGGGCAACGAGTTTGGTCAAACCAATGAGTGGAATTTTACCCAGTCGCTCGATTGGCATTTACTGCAATACGCCCCGCACAAAGGAATGCAGGAAACTGTTAAGGCCTTAAATTTCCTGTACAGAAAAGAACCCGCGCTATATCATTTTAATTTTAGTTACGAAGGTTTTGAGTGGCTCGATGCAGATAATGCAAACGAATCGGTATTTGTGTATATGCGCAAGGGACCCAAAGCAAAAGATACACTGGTAATTGCCATAAACTTAACTCCTGTCGTTAGAGAACACTATCGGATTGGCGTACCATTTAAAACCAAATGGACCGAAATTTTTAATACCGATGATATTGTTTACTACGGTAGTGGCATTAACAATAAGGGCGCAATTATACCTGGCACAGAAGGTTATCATAACCAAAAATATGCTATTGATGTAAACCTGCCTCCTTTAGCAGTAGTTGTTTTTAAAAGTAAATAA
- a CDS encoding TonB-dependent receptor translates to MLCITNAYAQDNFKVTVKDKENASPLQGVTILVKGSGIIAKTAENGTASLSNIPNGKQILIVRNVGYEEQWITLNFPLKQTSPLEIFLAASEDELEEVIVSSTRTSRSIQNTPTRVETIELEEIDEKSNMRPANVSMILHESTGISVQQTSATSANASIRIQGLDGRYTQLLKDGYASFGNFASGLSILEIPPLDLSQVEIIKGPSSTLYGAGAIAGVVNFISRTPKEKAEFNFIVNQSNVGQTNIGGFGMQRNKKFGYSLLALANFQKAYDVDDDDFTELPKTKDFTIHPKLFFYPSERATLVIGNAFTKSDRTGGDIFVVNNNADASHRYFETNNSIRNTSTLDFSYKTTEKDLLKIKTSFNYFKRGIAIPDYRFDGINYNAYTDISYLKNIKNQSLIFGANLVYDDFTEQNQAVSLAKNFTTKTAGLYAQQTWDITQKFKLESGMRIDFVNYFNANYNKKEAFALPRISALYKFNDKWSSRIGGGLGYKTPTLFTEQTETFQYQNLLPLNQVKAERSYGGTADVNYKTNIGDDWMVSLNQMFFYTRINNSTILLQDVAGSFHFENTSLPVQSKGFETNAKIIFKEYFKLFAGYTFTSAKANYLPVIQTIRLLPKNKLNLALLYEKERNFKMGLEGYFTDRQYLYNNQQTSAFWEFGFMAEKVFGKISVFVNAENFTDTRQSKYKSVVNGSHLNPTFDDIWTHTEGRTFNAGIKLKL, encoded by the coding sequence ATGCTGTGTATAACAAATGCCTACGCACAGGATAATTTTAAAGTAACCGTTAAAGACAAAGAAAACGCTTCGCCCCTGCAAGGCGTTACCATTCTTGTAAAAGGTAGCGGCATTATAGCCAAAACAGCCGAAAACGGAACGGCCAGCTTAAGCAACATCCCTAATGGCAAACAGATTTTAATTGTCAGAAATGTAGGTTATGAAGAACAATGGATTACCTTAAACTTCCCGCTAAAACAAACAAGCCCGCTCGAAATCTTTTTAGCAGCATCCGAAGATGAACTGGAAGAAGTAATTGTTTCTTCAACAAGAACCAGTCGCAGCATTCAAAATACCCCTACCCGGGTCGAAACCATCGAACTGGAAGAAATTGATGAGAAAAGCAATATGAGGCCTGCTAATGTTTCGATGATCTTACACGAAAGTACTGGTATTTCGGTGCAGCAAACTTCGGCAACGAGCGCCAATGCCAGCATCAGGATTCAGGGACTTGACGGCCGTTATACCCAGTTGCTGAAAGATGGTTATGCCAGTTTCGGCAATTTTGCCAGCGGATTAAGTATTTTGGAAATTCCACCTTTGGATTTAAGTCAGGTAGAAATTATTAAAGGCCCCTCTTCTACTCTATACGGAGCAGGTGCAATAGCGGGGGTAGTGAATTTTATTTCGAGAACCCCAAAAGAAAAGGCAGAATTTAACTTTATTGTTAACCAATCGAATGTGGGCCAAACCAATATTGGTGGTTTTGGTATGCAGCGCAATAAAAAATTCGGTTATAGCCTTTTGGCGTTGGCTAATTTTCAAAAAGCTTACGATGTAGATGATGATGATTTTACCGAACTGCCTAAAACAAAAGATTTCACCATTCACCCTAAACTGTTTTTCTACCCAAGCGAGCGTGCAACTTTGGTAATCGGCAATGCTTTTACCAAAAGCGACCGTACTGGTGGCGATATATTTGTAGTCAACAATAACGCCGATGCCAGTCACCGCTATTTTGAAACCAACAACAGTATCCGGAATACTTCCACGCTCGATTTTAGCTATAAAACAACCGAAAAGGATCTTTTAAAAATCAAAACCAGTTTCAATTACTTTAAGCGTGGTATCGCCATCCCTGATTACCGTTTCGATGGTATCAATTACAATGCTTATACCGATATCAGTTATTTGAAGAATATCAAAAACCAGAGTTTAATTTTCGGGGCCAACTTAGTATACGATGATTTTACAGAGCAGAACCAGGCTGTAAGCCTTGCCAAAAACTTCACCACAAAAACGGCGGGGCTTTACGCACAGCAAACCTGGGATATTACCCAAAAATTTAAGCTTGAAAGTGGCATGCGGATCGATTTTGTAAATTACTTTAATGCGAATTACAATAAAAAAGAAGCTTTTGCTCTACCAAGAATCTCAGCATTGTATAAGTTCAATGATAAGTGGAGCTCGCGCATTGGTGGTGGACTGGGTTATAAAACCCCCACTTTGTTTACTGAACAAACCGAAACCTTCCAATATCAAAACTTGCTTCCCTTAAACCAGGTAAAGGCCGAACGGAGCTACGGTGGTACAGCCGATGTTAATTATAAAACCAATATAGGCGACGACTGGATGGTTAGCCTGAACCAGATGTTTTTTTATACCCGGATTAACAATTCGACTATTTTACTCCAGGATGTAGCTGGCAGTTTTCACTTCGAAAACACCAGTCTGCCAGTACAAAGCAAAGGTTTCGAAACCAATGCAAAAATAATTTTCAAAGAATATTTTAAGCTTTTTGCTGGTTATACTTTTACTTCTGCCAAAGCAAATTATCTCCCGGTTATACAAACCATCAGGTTATTACCTAAAAACAAATTAAACCTTGCCCTGCTTTACGAGAAGGAAAGAAACTTTAAAATGGGACTTGAAGGGTATTTTACCGATAGGCAATACCTTTACAACAACCAGCAAACCAGTGCTTTTTGGGAGTTTGGCTTTATGGCCGAAAAGGTTTTTGGCAAGATTTCGGTTTTTGTTAATGCAGAGAACTTTACCGATACCAGGCAAAGCAAATATAAAAGTGTAGTAAACGGATCGCACCTTAATCCCACTTTCGATGACATCTGGACACACACAGAGGGAAGAACTTTTAATGCCGGGATAAAGTTAAAGCTCTAA
- a CDS encoding Crp/Fnr family transcriptional regulator gives MIKKNKYILSPIDNNDYVFFVASGLVRGFVKDEGKEITTWVSLGNEFIGAIQHPDEQNQQPSIEYLQALEKTEVVAMSNAFINKLYESHIETNIIGRKILALQYYAASERAILARIPSAERRYEKFLELNVFEINKVPLRCVASYLGMRLETLSRIRSRLVKELV, from the coding sequence TTGATCAAAAAGAATAAATATATCCTGTCGCCAATTGATAATAATGATTATGTGTTTTTTGTAGCCTCTGGGTTGGTTAGGGGATTTGTTAAAGATGAAGGTAAAGAAATTACTACCTGGGTAAGCTTGGGGAATGAGTTTATTGGTGCTATTCAGCATCCTGATGAGCAGAATCAACAACCTTCTATTGAGTACCTGCAGGCATTAGAAAAAACAGAGGTTGTAGCCATGTCAAATGCTTTTATCAATAAGTTATACGAAAGCCATATCGAAACCAATATTATTGGCAGAAAGATTCTGGCCCTTCAGTATTATGCAGCTTCCGAACGTGCAATATTAGCGCGTATCCCTTCAGCAGAGCGGCGTTATGAAAAATTTCTGGAACTAAACGTTTTCGAGATTAACAAAGTTCCCCTACGCTGTGTGGCTAGCTACCTGGGTATGCGTTTAGAAACGTTGAGCCGTATACGCAGCAGACTAGTTAAAGAACTGGTTTAA
- a CDS encoding 5'(3')-deoxyribonucleotidase: protein MKRTIGIDMDGVLADIEDHILQSYAAQTGIVLTRDDIKGKSEEELFPDRETVMQICNKAGFFRNLPLMDGAVETVKKLMEDYEVYIVSAAMEFPLSLFEKREWLAEHFPFISWRNIIFCGDKSIIDTDYLIDDHCKNLDFCKGKPLMFTAFHNVEKDHHQRINHWNEVPGLLKKLEEEQLESLAIA, encoded by the coding sequence ATGAAAAGAACAATAGGCATTGATATGGATGGCGTACTCGCCGATATAGAAGACCACATATTACAATCGTATGCGGCACAAACTGGTATTGTACTTACCAGGGATGATATAAAAGGTAAATCGGAAGAAGAACTTTTCCCCGACAGGGAAACGGTAATGCAAATTTGCAATAAAGCGGGCTTTTTCAGAAACCTGCCCCTGATGGATGGCGCCGTTGAAACTGTAAAAAAACTAATGGAAGATTATGAAGTGTATATCGTTTCGGCCGCAATGGAATTCCCTTTATCGTTGTTTGAAAAACGCGAATGGCTCGCCGAACACTTCCCTTTTATTAGCTGGAGAAACATTATCTTTTGTGGTGATAAAAGCATTATCGACACCGATTATTTAATAGACGATCATTGCAAAAACCTCGATTTCTGCAAAGGGAAACCACTTATGTTTACTGCATTTCACAATGTAGAGAAAGATCACCACCAACGGATAAACCATTGGAACGAAGTACCCGGGCTATTAAAAAAACTGGAAGAAGAGCAATTAGAAAGCCTTGCGATTGCGTAA
- a CDS encoding DeoR/GlpR family DNA-binding transcription regulator — protein sequence MVKEERLQIIIDTLEKDNKVRLDQLSSLLKVSEDTVRRDIKELDTQGLLRAVRGGAIARSPIPQHYREREKYNQQHKQIIAAKALQFLKDGQVVFFDGGTSVVALAAALPKDLKITIITNSFPVANILEDHPCAEVIFAGGKLHKTAFTTMGQETIDTFRKIRADICMLGICSLHHSMGITSIIYEDAQLNNTMINQAQKTIALSALEKINTVEPYYVCPVTDVDVIITETEPANAALDAYRHLGIEVV from the coding sequence ATGGTAAAAGAAGAACGCTTACAGATTATTATCGATACGCTTGAAAAAGACAATAAAGTACGCCTGGATCAGCTGAGTAGTTTGCTCAAGGTATCAGAAGATACAGTAAGGCGCGACATTAAAGAACTCGATACACAAGGTTTGCTCAGGGCGGTGCGGGGAGGGGCAATTGCACGCTCGCCTATTCCGCAGCATTACAGAGAAAGGGAAAAGTACAATCAACAGCACAAGCAAATCATTGCAGCCAAAGCTTTACAATTTTTAAAAGATGGTCAGGTAGTTTTTTTTGATGGTGGTACCTCAGTTGTAGCGCTGGCAGCCGCTTTGCCAAAAGATTTAAAAATTACCATTATTACCAATAGTTTTCCGGTGGCCAATATTTTAGAAGATCACCCCTGTGCCGAAGTAATATTTGCGGGAGGAAAATTGCATAAAACTGCATTTACGACTATGGGGCAGGAAACCATCGATACCTTCAGGAAAATACGTGCTGATATTTGCATGCTCGGAATTTGCAGTTTACACCATAGCATGGGGATTACCTCTATCATATATGAAGATGCACAGCTAAACAATACCATGATTAACCAGGCGCAGAAAACCATTGCACTTTCGGCCCTCGAAAAGATTAATACCGTAGAGCCTTATTATGTATGCCCTGTTACCGATGTTGATGTAATTATAACTGAAACCGAGCCAGCTAATGCTGCTTTGGATGCCTACAGGCATTTGGGGATTGAGGTGGTGTAG
- a CDS encoding WG repeat-containing protein has protein sequence MEIIYFQSNTYGAPQGKCLRYRKVVVDCEEDDLALVGNDMVCYKGKWGMLDGDGKLIIPAEYDFIDCICSETQFKVALGDLVIDLCKSQIGGEITYIAKGAKWGIINENNEILVPIQYDWVEELALNNYAVNIGCTLEYNDNYQEEYWFAQNGKWGVVDANHKIIVPIEYDSYYNTAKKYEDLIFVQKGRPYFDEQEPYDVFDYGGNLLYSNIQGFVVRIFGSP, from the coding sequence ATGGAGATAATATATTTTCAGAGTAATACCTATGGTGCTCCTCAGGGGAAATGTTTGCGCTATAGAAAGGTGGTTGTTGATTGCGAGGAAGATGATTTGGCTTTGGTAGGAAATGATATGGTTTGCTATAAAGGTAAATGGGGGATGTTGGATGGCGATGGTAAATTGATCATTCCGGCAGAGTATGATTTTATCGATTGCATCTGTAGTGAGACTCAATTTAAAGTTGCTTTAGGAGATTTGGTGATTGACCTTTGTAAAAGTCAGATCGGTGGTGAAATAACTTATATTGCTAAAGGGGCAAAATGGGGTATTATAAACGAAAACAATGAAATATTGGTTCCGATTCAGTATGATTGGGTTGAGGAGCTTGCTTTAAATAATTATGCTGTAAATATAGGTTGTACGTTAGAATATAACGACAATTATCAGGAAGAGTATTGGTTTGCCCAAAATGGCAAATGGGGTGTGGTAGATGCTAATCATAAAATTATTGTTCCTATTGAGTATGATTCATATTATAATACAGCAAAGAAATACGAAGATTTAATCTTTGTTCAAAAAGGAAGACCTTATTTTGATGAACAGGAGCCATACGATGTCTTTGATTATGGCGGTAATCTGCTTTATAGTAACATACAAGGTTTTGTGGTTAGGATATTCGGTAGTCCGTAA